A genome region from Trachemys scripta elegans isolate TJP31775 chromosome 2, CAS_Tse_1.0, whole genome shotgun sequence includes the following:
- the LOC117871632 gene encoding general transcription factor II-I repeat domain-containing protein 2-like produces the protein MCAAVKAFKMKLKLFRSQLSKGEMCHFPTCAQCIPQHKHAELGEKYAKHIILLTEEFDRRLTLSKEEDVQLKLIEDPFSVDPEEVPLDLQLEVIELQCSAVYRNKHRESSLQDFYKSLDNEVALKTFSIFGRTYICEQTFSIMNMNKNKQRSSLTDDHLEDIMKISTSNMTPECDKLVAEKRCNISH, from the exons atgtgtgcagcagtgaaagctttcaaaatgaaattgaaacttttcagaagTCAGCTGTCAAAAG GTGAAATGTGTCACTTTCCCACTTGTGCACAGTGTATCCCTCAGCACAAACACGCCGAGTTAGGAGAAAAATACGCAAAGCACATCATTCTTTTGACTGAAGAATTTGACAGAAGACTTACTTTGTCTAAAGAAGAAGACGTCCAGTTGAAGCTGATTGAAGATCCCTTTTCTGTGGATCCGGAGGAAGTGCCACTAGATTTGCAGTTGGAGGTTATTGAACTTCAGTGTTCGGCAGTTTACCGAAATAAGCACAGAGAAAGCAGCTTGCAGGACTTCTACAAAAGTCTGGACAATGAAGTTGCACTGAAAACGTTCAGCATTTTTGGACGCACTTACATAtgtgaacaaacattttccatcatgaacatgaataaaaacaagcaacGTTCTTCTCTGACTGACGACCATTTGGAAGATATTATGAAAATATCCACTTCAAATATGACCCCCGAATGCGACAAGCTTGTTGCCGAAAAGAGATGTAATATTTCTCATTAA